A section of the Humulus lupulus chromosome 2, drHumLupu1.1, whole genome shotgun sequence genome encodes:
- the LOC133816157 gene encoding autophagy-related protein 8C-like, whose product MAKSSFKLEHHLKRRQVEATRIREKYPDRIPVIVEKAERSDILDIDKKKYLVLADLTVGQFVYVVRKRIKLSAEKAIFIFVKNILPPTVAMMSAIYEENKDEDSFLYMTYSGENTFGLF is encoded by the coding sequence ATGGCCAAAAGTTCCTTCAAGCTGGAGCACCACCTTAAGAGAAGGCAGGTTGAAGCTACTCGTATCAGGGAAAAATATCCAGACAGAATTCCAGTTATTGTCGAGAAGGCAGAGAGAAGTGACATACTAGACATTGACAAGAAGAAGTATTTGGTTCTGGCTGACCTGACTGTTGGGCAGTTTGTTTATGTGGTTCGAAAGAGAATAAAGCTCAGTGCTGAGAAGGCCATATTTATATTTGTAAAAAACATTTTGCCACCTACTGTTGCCATGATGTCTGCTATTTATGAGGAAAACAAGGATGAAGATAGTTTTCTTTACATGACTTATAGCGGGGAGAACACATTTGGATTGTTCTGA